The sequence AACCGGATCTTGTAAATACTGGTTACGATATTCCTCCACCCGAATACGATCATCTGGGTGAGTTAAATGATCAATTGCCGATACCAACGCTGGGAACTCATTTGTTTTATACCCCAGCATCGAATAATACGCGGGGTTACAGATGATTTGCTCAGAATCTAAATACCAGTCCCACAATCCATCCTCTACCGCATCCATAGCTAAGTGGTAACGCTCCTCAGATAAGCGTAATTGTTCAGCAGATTCATATTCTCGCGTCACATCACGCCATACGGCGATTAATCCGAGCAACTCACCGCGGCGGTTATAAAATGGCAATTTGAGAGTATCGAGTAACACGGGTTTACCCGCCAACTCGACCTTTTCTTGATAACGCAGCGGTGTACGATCTTTAAGTACTTGTTGATCTTCGGCGCGAATACGGATCCCCATTTCCGGTGAGGTAAGATCCTCTGATGATAGGCCAATCATCTCACTCTCGGTGTAACCCAGCATGCGCTCTGCAGCCTTGTTACAACCTAGGTAGTTGCCTTCTTTATCTTTGAAGACAATAGCCTCAGGAATCGAATCAAGGAGCGAACGCAGCAGTGCATACTCACGTTCACGACGCTCAGTGGTGTCTTTCAAGCGCTCAGTACGCCGCGCCACAAGTTTATCGAGACGCTTATTCTGCTCAGCAAGATGATGAGTATATTGTTTATTTTCTTCAAAAATCCGACTCACCAACAAAAACCAAGGCTCCCAACCCTGAGTAATTTTCTCAGGCGGTTTGCGCGGTTCTTGAGAACATCCCTCAAGGTGCGACAAAAGACGTGATGCAGGACTAACAAAAGAACGACGCGTTTGCCAATGCACGATAGTCACCAGCACTGAGAGCGCAATCACCACTAAAATAAACGTCAGTTGCAATTTTTCCCACGAATCTTGGAATAGGTCGTCTTCATCTTGTAAGTACAACAAACGCCAAGGCGCGTTATGTAAGGCGACTGAGTGGATATAGTAGCCATTACGGATCATGCCTTCATGGGCATCGAACAGTTCAGACTCAGGTAAAGAATGTAATTCAGATGGAATGCGCTGACTGATGTGATACACCCGATTAATATCGGAACTGTCAAAATCACTGTGGGATAAAATATTGTTCTGTTGATCGAGCAAAATCACAGTGCCGGGCATTCTAAAATAAACGCGGATTTGCCGCGCAAGTGAAGCAAGGGTCATATCTAAGTTAATAGAACCAATAAACTCATCATCTAGATAAATTGGAACGCCCAAAGTAGTGAGCAAACCTTTGCCCGTTGAATCAATGTAGGCCTCACTCCAAAACACACTGCGCTGCGGGTTCATCGCTGGAGTCGCATACTGGAACTGTTTCTTATTGAGGAGTTCATCCCTAAATCGCAAATCATCATTGGTCCAAGGAAAATAGGACATGATTCTTTGTCTGGATAAATAATAAATAGCTGACGCTTTAGGGGCGGCTTCTTTCGCGACGGGAAAAGACAAAGATAATTCAAATAACATCTCAAGTTCTTGATAAAACTTGTCACTACGACCATCAAGCGATCCAGCACCAGTAATCCTTCCCATATTAGTGAAAGGCTTGCCTCCCTTGGCATAACTGGGTTCAAGGGTAAAATATTGACCACTTTCGTTAAATTTACCGTACTCAGGTAAACGGTCTTTCCGAACTAGCTCACCTAAGCGTAAATGATCGACTGCAACATCACGCAGACTTTTTACGGCACGAATACTCGACTCAAGCAACAGATCAATTTGCAACACATGTCGTTCAACTTGCTCTTCACGCTGTTCCATCTGCTGGGTTTTCTGGCGGTCAAAAAACACCCACGCAGTTAATAACGACATGACGATAACGCCTATGTACGTATAAAAAACGGCACGGTTGTAATTCTTTTGGATCGGCGATTTTAGTTGAAGATCCGGCTCACTCGATTTCATCCACTACCCTTGATTGCAGCGCTTTATTTTAGCTCTCTGTGACAAAAGCTATAGGGCTAATATAGTAGCAGGAAGAAACCACCAATCACATTAAATAATTGCCGAACTAATGCTATCCATGCCCATGATTCATCGATTAAAAAAGTGTAAATGGGTGCAGAAAAACAAAGGCCTCAAAGACGAGGCCTTTTGGTCATATTCAAGGGTTCAGTTAAAGGTGTTCTTCGGCATATTCAGCCAAACGTGAACGTACAACCCCATTGAGGTACAAGTTAGCACTACCTTCAAAGTCTTTAAAACGCTCAACAATGTAGGTCAGCCCTGAGGTAACGGCAGTTAAATAATTAGAATCGATTTGCGCTAAGTTACCGCAACAAATCAGCTTTGTACCTTCACCCATACGGGTAATCATAGTTTTAATCTGCGAAGCGGTGAGATTTTGGCACTCATCCAATAATACAATTGAGTTTTGAATCGAGCGGCCACGCATAAAGTTAATCGACTTAAACTGAATATTGGCCTTTTCCATAATGTAATTGAGGCTGCCCGTGGGATTCACATCATTCTTGTGCAGCACTTCTAAGGTATCTGTGATGGCGGCGAGCCACGGCATCATTTTCTCTTCTTCTGTGCCGGGTAAAAAACCAATAGACTCCGCTATTTCAGGCGTGTTACGGGTGACTATCACCTTGTCGTAGCGATTACGCTCAACCACAAGCTCAAGGGCTGCAGCCATAGCAAGCAGGGTTTTACCACAACCTGCGGGACCCGTTAAAATCACGAGTTCGATATCGGGATCGAGTAGCGCCTGTAATGCCATGCCTTGATAGACATTTTTCGGTTTAACCCCCCAAGCCTCAAGGTTTTTCATCCGCTCACGACCTAAATCTAAGATATGTAGGTGAGTATCAGTACGCCCCGTGACTCGGCCACAAAAATCCGACTCTGTATCGATAAGGTATTGGTTAATATAAAATTGATCGTTTTCCAGATCCTTAAGTGGCACTTCATGGATAATATGTCTGCCATGGCGCTCGGTAGAAACTTTATTTAAATGTTCCCAAAAATTGCCTTCAAATTGGTAAAAACCTTTACTGAGGAAGCGAATATCATCAATCAACTGGTCGGTACGGTAATCTTCCACTAATTGAATGCCAGCACCTTTGGCTTTAAGGCGCATATTAATGTCTTTAGTGACTAATACGACGGTACGTGGATGGTGGAGGTTTTGTAGGTGAAGTGCAGTGTTGATAATGCGGTTGTCGTTTCCATCCCCCGGCAAGCTGCCTAAGGTAAAATCAACAAGGTGATCAGGGAAAATAGAGAGCGCTCCTATCGCATCGGCATGACCCTCTCGACTCGGCAGTGGTACACCATTAATAATCTGCTCAGGTGTGGTATCACCTCCTAGGGTATCTTCCAACGCCCTGATGGCCACCCTAGCATCCCGACTCACATCACTCTTTCGATCTTTTATCTGGTCTAGCTCTTCTAGCACTGTCATCGGAATGACCACATCGTGCTCTTTAAACGAATAGATCGCCAAAGGTTCATGCAGTAACACATTGGTATCCAGTACAAACAACTTTCTGTCGTCTTGTTCCATGGCGCCTCCAGAGTGCTTGATTGATGTCTACGCTACATCCTGTCTCACGTTAGATTGCATGGCTCCTGTCATTAGCTTAGATAAGGTTAGAATGATCTTTAGGTTCAAACATCTAGCTCGAAAAAAGCTAAAGGCTTAAATTAATACTGGCACCAAACTCACCAAAGCTCAATTAAGTTTGCCATTGTTTAAGTCTGTGACTCGAGGGCAGTGTAGGTCCCTCGATATGACAGTAGCATGACAAATCGATGGCCGACTACGACAATTTTCTGACTTGTTCAATTTGTAATCTAGCGTTTGGGGAATTAGGCTCTAACGGGTGAGAGGGCGATTCAAATATTGCCAGTATTGGTATAACATACGCGCCCTTTGTTAAAGTCCGCCCAGAAATGAGAATTTAAGATGCCGTTCGCCTTAGGTCAACGTTGGATAAGTGATACCGAGTCAGAGCTTGGTTTAGGAACTGTGGTTCAAGTAGAAGGCCGTATGGTCACGGTGTTATTCCCTGCAACGGGTGAGAATCGCATGTTCTCCCGAGCAGAAGCCCCTCTGACACGCGTCACCTATAATCCCGGCGATACGGTTGAAAGCCACGAAGGTTGGAGCTTAACCATTGAAGAGCTTACTGAAAAAGACGGCTTAGTGATTTATCACGGTATTCATAGTGAAACGGGCGAGCAAGTTACTCTGCGCGAAACCTTGTTAAATCACAATATTCGCTTTAATAAACCCCAAGACCGTTTGTTTGCCGGCCAAATTGACCGCCTCGACCGTTTTGGTGTGCGTTATCAGTGCCAAATGCTACGCCATAAACTGGCAACCTCTGATTTACTCGGTCTGCAAGGTCCGCGAGTTGGCCTGATCCCACACCAAATGTGGATTGCCCATGAAGTCGGCCGCCGTTATGCACCGCGGGTATTGCTCGCCGACGAAGTGGGTTTAGGCAAAACCATTGAGGCAGGCCTGATTATTCATCAACAACTGTTGACCGGTCGCGCCGAGCGAGTACTCGTTATCGTCCCTGATACTCTGCGTCACCAGTGGTTAGTCGAAATGCTACGCCGTTTTAACCTGCGTTTTTCAGTGTTTGATGAAGACCGTTGTGTGGAAGCCTACGCCGACCATGACAACCCTTTCTATACAGAACAGTTAGTGATTTGTTCACTCGAATTACTGCGTAAAAAGAAACGCCTCGATCAAGCCTTAGATGCCGATTGGGATTTATTAGTCGTCGATGAGGCGCATCATTTAGAGTGGACCGAAGAAGCACCAAGCCGTGCCTACCAAGTGGTTGAAGCTTTAAGTGAAGTCGTGCCCGGCGTATTACTATTAACGGCAACGCCAGATCAACTCGGCCACGAAAGCCACTTTGCGCGTTTGCGCCTACTCGATCCAGATCGTTTCTATGATTACGATGCCTTCCTCGCCGAAGAAGACAGCTATAAAGACGTCGCTATGGCCGCAGAAGCCCTCGCAGGCAACGCAAAATTACCCGATGCTGCGATTAATAGCCTGACCGAATTACTCAGCGAAAAAGACATAGCGCCTAGCATTCGCTTAATCCAAGCCGACGGCATAGATAGCGAACTACAACAGGCCGCCCGCAGCGAATTACTGCAAGAACTGCTCGACCGTCACGGCACGGGTCGCGTGCTCTACCGTAACAGCCGCGCCTCGGTAAAAGGCTTTCCAAAGCGCTTTTTTAATCCGCATCCTCAAACCATGCCAGAGCAATACCTCACGGCTGCGCGCGTGAGTAGTATGATGGGCGGGCATAAAACCTTAGAGGCCAAAGCTGCGCAAGCCTTAAGCCCTGAAAAACTGTATCAAGAATTTGAAGATAACAGCGCCAGTTGGTGGAAATTCGATCCCCGTGTGGATTGGTTGATCGCGTTTTTAAAATCCCACCGCAGTAAGAAAGTGCTTATCATCGCTAGCCAAGCGGAAACTGCACTCAGCCTTGAAGAAGCCCTGAGAACCAGAGAAGGTATTCAAGCAACCGTATTCCACGAAGGCATGTCGATTATCGAGCGCGATAAAGCGGGCGCTTACTTTGCCCAAGAGGAAGGTGGCGCACAGGCACTGATCTGTTCTGAAATTGGCTCAGAAGGTCGTAATTTCCAGTTTGCCAGCCACTTAGTACTGTTCGATTTACCGCTCAACCCTGACTTGCTAGAACAACGTATCGGGCGTTTAGATCGTATCGGTCAAAAAAATGATATCCAAATTCACTTGCCCTACCTTGAAGATACCGCCCAAGAACGCCTAATGCAGTGGTATCACCAAGGGCTCAATGCCTTTGAACTCACTTGCCCAAGCGGCCATGTGCTTTACGCTGAATTTGCTGAAGATTTGCTCAATGTACTTGTGGGTGATGACGCGGATGAACTCACGAATCTGCTCAACCATACTCAGACCCGCTATAAAGAACTCAAGCACGCCATGGAACAGGGCCGCGATAAGCTGCTGGAAATCAACTCCCACGGTGGCGATAGAGCAAAGACCATTGTTGAGCGTCTTGCCCAAAACGATGAGAACACTCAACTCATTGGCTCAGTGATCCGTCTATGGGACATTATCGGTGTCGATCAAGAGGATAAGGGTGAGAATTCCATTATCCTGCGCCCGAGTGAACATATGATGTTCCCAACATACCCTGGCTTACCAGAAGATGGCGTAACTGTGACCTTTGACCGCGACACAGCACTTTCGCGTGATGATATTGCGCTGATCACCCAAGAACATCCATTAGTGCAAACGGGCTTAGATTTGATCACAGGCTCAGAAACGGGTACTACCAGTGTCGCAGTATTAAAGAATAAAGCCCTGCCTGCTGGCACATTATTCTTAGAACTCATCTACATGGCCGATGCTTCTGCGCCTAAGTCGAGCCAGTTATACCGTTACTTACCACCCACACCTATCCGCATCTTGCTGGATAAAAATGGGAATGATCTGTCGGCCAAAGTGGATTACGCCAGCTTTGATAAGCAGCTGAGTGCGGTAAATCGGCATATCGGCGGAAAGTTAGTGACTGCATCACAACCAATCTTGCATCCACTGTTTGCCAAAGGTGAAGAATACGCACAGGCCGCTGTAGATGAGTTAGTTATACAAGCGCGTGAGAAAATGACAACACAACTCACGGGAGAATTAGACCGCTTAGAGTCTCTCAAAGCCGTCAACCCCAATATTCGTGAAGAAGAGTTGGAATACCTACGTAACCAAATGCAAGAGCTAAACACCTATCTTGACGCCAGTCAGCTACAGCTTGATGCCATTCGTATGGTATTGGTCAGCCATGTGTAAACACACAGCCAGATAGACTTAGTACTTAAAATAACGCCCAGCGTAATTATACTCTGGGCGTTTTTATTTTAAGGATGACACTATTATCTAAAACATCGCCCACTGATAAGTGTTCAGGTTATACTCAAGCGAAGTAATTTGTAATACTACACAGTGGGTTATCCATCCTATGGCACACATCTTTTTAGCTTTTTGGGTTTTGTCCTTAAGCCTGATGACGTTACCTTGCCTAAGTGCAGAGCCTAATACGTCCACTGAAACTCCTAGAGCTAACCCCACGAGGAACTATCTACCCGCTAATGAAGTAAAACAAATCACCATAGATAACAAACCCTATGAATTATTAGTTCGCCCATGGGAAGGAAAAAAGAAACTCGGCGCAACCATTATTTTACCCGCTACCAATGGTACGGCTGATTCCCCCGGCCTAATGGCATTTTTGCGCCGTAATATTAATCCTGCGGGTTGGGCAAGCTTAAGTTTAACGCCGCCCAAAGAATTGCCAGCCCCCAATTTTGCAACTGCAGCAGCGGAAGTCACCACCGCTGGGGCAGCACAATTAGCAACACCATCCAATAAGCCCAGTCAGAAAATTAAACCTGAAGACAGCAATAAACACCTACAAGAACAAGAAGAATTTTTAATTAAAACCATGTCACAGCTCGATGGCATAGGTACAGACTATCCGGGTAAGCGAGTCCTTATTACTGCGGAACAAAGTGCGGGAATATTGATAAGCCTACTAAGCCAAAAGAAGATTGCCGATCCCGACGTATTGATTGTCATTAATCCCTACAATGAAGATGAGACACGCAATCAAGCCATTGCAGAAAAACTGGCTAAACTCACGATGCCAATCCTAGATATTCAATCGCCCGATGGCCACCCTGCCTCACTAGAGACAGCCGAACAACGCAAAATACTGGCTGTGACCTTAGGGACTCCAAACTACCGCCAAACTACGCTGGTACTCAACTTAGATAATGAAAGTGCTTGGCAAAATTGTTTGAACACGATCAAGGGGTTCGCCGCCAGAATGAGCGGCGCACACTGAGAGATAGGTTTTTACGAAATATCTCATCTATTCCTAAGTGCGTTCAACATTCCCAGTATTACCAACCAGACTGGCGATCCTGATAAGGTTTTTCAGGATCTTTAAGCTGCCGTACCGCTGCAATAGTACGATTTTTGCCTAACAAGAGCCGAATTTGGCTCAATGACTCACGGCTTAAGAGGCTACGTACTGAGGCCGTCCAACTCCTATTAATGCTGAGCTTAATCGCCGCGGTAGCATCGGGTGATGTCTTGATTAGCTCTCTGGCTAATTGCTCTGCAGCAGCCATTGGCTGCTCAGATAACTGAGTGACTAGTCCAAGAGCGAAGGCTTGTTCCCCTGAAAGAACCTTAGCAGTCAAACTTAATAACATCGCTTGATCTTTAGGCATAATTTGCCTAAGTGAAACTAATCCCGCCATATCGGGCACTAACCCCCACTTAGCCTCCATAATCGATAATTGACAGTCATTGGTGGCAATACGTATATCTGCGCCGAGCGCAATCTGCATACCACCACCAAAACAACATCCATCAAGCACGGCAATAACAGGGACGGGTAAGCGCTGCCAGCCAAGGGAAACGCGCTGAGCAAGATTAGCGTTCCCAGGTAACCATTTAAAAAGTAATTTCACCGGTTGCATCGGTGCGGACATAACACTTTTAACATCAAGCCCTGAACTAAAGTTTCCCCCAGCGCCTGAAAGAATAACCACTCTAATGGCTCGATTTTTCTGAATTTTCTTAATTGCTCTATCTAATTCGCTAAACATTAAATAGTTAATCGCGTTCATTTTTTCAGGACGATTAAGCTGCACATAGGCAATGCCATCGCTGATAGTGACTTTTACACATTGGGTACTCATCAAATATTCCGTTACTGGTCAGTCCAGAACAAATGTTAACACATTTGGTCTAATCCACTAAAAGATATAACATAAACCTTAATTTTGACCTTAGTCAAAATATTGTCAGCCTTAATAAATTTTGGGTAGTGTTTATGTTAGGCTGTAACAACTAAACCTGATAACTACAACTATCAGCAACTTACGCAATTTATACCCCAATTAGGGCATAGATTGGTGGTAATCACACACTCTGATGGCAAAATCTAGGTTAATAAATACCAGCACAAAGCATATCAGCGGTCAAAAATGATATGAATACTGCAACGCTTTTTACAGCTAAGAACAAGAGTTTATTCAGTTACATATAAAATTAATTGAGGAATTTATCCCCATTAATTAGCCATATTAACTAATAAAATCTGCAAGTTATAAATAGAAGATATAAATCAGATTTGCCCGAAGACCGCAATTCATCCGTCGGACCTGAAAATAAGTGTTATCTTCAATAAATGGGCAAATAAGGATCACCAGTCAGCATGACAATATCTGTACTCATCTGTGACGATTCCGCTATGGCGCGCAAACAAATGGCTCGCACCCTACCAAAAGAGTGGGATGTGGAGATTACTTACGCCACCAACGGTGCCGAAGGGCTAGACGCCATACGCGCAGGTAAAGGAGAGGTCGTCTTTCTCGACCTCAATATGCCTGTGATGGATGGCTATGAAGTACTGCAAACGGTACAACAAAACGACCTCCCCGCCCTTATTATCGTGGTTTCAGGCGATATTCAAATCAAAGCCCATGAACGGGTAAAAGCACTAGGTGCATTGGATTTTATTCAAAAGCCCGTTAGTGCCGATGCCATTAGTAATATCTTGCAGGAATACGGCATTCTGACTCTGACGCAAAAAGCGCTCGAAGATGAAACTCCGATGATTAAGGTGGATATGCGCGATGCTTGCCAAGAAATAGCTAACGTTGCCATGGGGCGCGCTGCCGATCTGCTTGCCAAGTTACTCGATGTATTTGTATTGCTGCCTATTCCAAATGTGAACGTACTTGAGGTGAGTGAACTCACCATGGCTCTAAAAGCAACAGAGGAAAGTTCAACTGTTTCAGCTCTTTGCCAAGGGTTTATTGGCGCAGGCATTGCGGGTGAGGCTCTACTGCTATTCCATGATTCCAGTTTTCAGGATATGGCAAAACTAATGAGACTCGCCGATCCTGAAGATAAAAACACCGAAATTGAAGTGCTTATCGATACTGGTAACGTGCTAATTGGTGCATTCCTGAACGGGATTTCCGAGCAACTCGATATGAAATTTAGCCAAGGGCATCCAGTTGTGCTTGGACGCCACTGCACAGTCAATGATCTTATCCACGATAATTCAGAAAAATGGCAGAGAACACTCGCAATGGAAATAAACTATCGTATTGAAAACCATGATATTCAGTGTGATTTATTATTGCTCTTTACTGAAGACTCGATCCCGACACTCAGCTATAAACTTGGCTATTTACTCGATTAACCAGTTGGATTTAACTTTATGTCAAACGACCAAAGCGCAATGAACGAACTACACTGGCTCATTGATATGGTACAAACCATTGAAGTAGGCTTGGTGGTGTTAGATCGGCATTACAATATCCAACTATGGAATGGCTTTATGGAGAATCACAGCGGTGTTTCTCCAAATTCAATCAAAGGCCAAAATGTA is a genomic window of Shewanella putrefaciens containing:
- a CDS encoding PhoH family protein, giving the protein MEQDDRKLFVLDTNVLLHEPLAIYSFKEHDVVIPMTVLEELDQIKDRKSDVSRDARVAIRALEDTLGGDTTPEQIINGVPLPSREGHADAIGALSIFPDHLVDFTLGSLPGDGNDNRIINTALHLQNLHHPRTVVLVTKDINMRLKAKGAGIQLVEDYRTDQLIDDIRFLSKGFYQFEGNFWEHLNKVSTERHGRHIIHEVPLKDLENDQFYINQYLIDTESDFCGRVTGRTDTHLHILDLGRERMKNLEAWGVKPKNVYQGMALQALLDPDIELVILTGPAGCGKTLLAMAAALELVVERNRYDKVIVTRNTPEIAESIGFLPGTEEEKMMPWLAAITDTLEVLHKNDVNPTGSLNYIMEKANIQFKSINFMRGRSIQNSIVLLDECQNLTASQIKTMITRMGEGTKLICCGNLAQIDSNYLTAVTSGLTYIVERFKDFEGSANLYLNGVVRSRLAEYAEEHL
- a CDS encoding DUF3530 family protein, producing MAHIFLAFWVLSLSLMTLPCLSAEPNTSTETPRANPTRNYLPANEVKQITIDNKPYELLVRPWEGKKKLGATIILPATNGTADSPGLMAFLRRNINPAGWASLSLTPPKELPAPNFATAAAEVTTAGAAQLATPSNKPSQKIKPEDSNKHLQEQEEFLIKTMSQLDGIGTDYPGKRVLITAEQSAGILISLLSQKKIADPDVLIVINPYNEDETRNQAIAEKLAKLTMPILDIQSPDGHPASLETAEQRKILAVTLGTPNYRQTTLVLNLDNESAWQNCLNTIKGFAARMSGAH
- a CDS encoding response regulator, which gives rise to MTISVLICDDSAMARKQMARTLPKEWDVEITYATNGAEGLDAIRAGKGEVVFLDLNMPVMDGYEVLQTVQQNDLPALIIVVSGDIQIKAHERVKALGALDFIQKPVSADAISNILQEYGILTLTQKALEDETPMIKVDMRDACQEIANVAMGRAADLLAKLLDVFVLLPIPNVNVLEVSELTMALKATEESSTVSALCQGFIGAGIAGEALLLFHDSSFQDMAKLMRLADPEDKNTEIEVLIDTGNVLIGAFLNGISEQLDMKFSQGHPVVLGRHCTVNDLIHDNSEKWQRTLAMEINYRIENHDIQCDLLLLFTEDSIPTLSYKLGYLLD
- a CDS encoding response regulator, which translates into the protein MKSSEPDLQLKSPIQKNYNRAVFYTYIGVIVMSLLTAWVFFDRQKTQQMEQREEQVERHVLQIDLLLESSIRAVKSLRDVAVDHLRLGELVRKDRLPEYGKFNESGQYFTLEPSYAKGGKPFTNMGRITGAGSLDGRSDKFYQELEMLFELSLSFPVAKEAAPKASAIYYLSRQRIMSYFPWTNDDLRFRDELLNKKQFQYATPAMNPQRSVFWSEAYIDSTGKGLLTTLGVPIYLDDEFIGSINLDMTLASLARQIRVYFRMPGTVILLDQQNNILSHSDFDSSDINRVYHISQRIPSELHSLPESELFDAHEGMIRNGYYIHSVALHNAPWRLLYLQDEDDLFQDSWEKLQLTFILVVIALSVLVTIVHWQTRRSFVSPASRLLSHLEGCSQEPRKPPEKITQGWEPWFLLVSRIFEENKQYTHHLAEQNKRLDKLVARRTERLKDTTERREREYALLRSLLDSIPEAIVFKDKEGNYLGCNKAAERMLGYTESEMIGLSSEDLTSPEMGIRIRAEDQQVLKDRTPLRYQEKVELAGKPVLLDTLKLPFYNRRGELLGLIAVWRDVTREYESAEQLRLSEERYHLAMDAVEDGLWDWYLDSEQIICNPAYYSMLGYKTNEFPALVSAIDHLTHPDDRIRVEEYRNQYLQDPVDAYEIEFRLLGKNGTYHWVLCRGRVVEFTADGQPKRMLGTHKDITRQKSNEVALLEAKQDAELANLYKSEFLANMSHEIRTPMNAIIGMLQLAQRTSLTPQQKDYLEKAGFSAQSLLRIINDILDFSKIEAGKLELERVPFPLDKVLDHALDLNALKAQEQGVELLLYAPVTAGLILKGDPLRLGQVLINLLSNAVKFTQSGEIELGCEDVGERDHRITLKFWVRDTGIGISKDQQEKLFDAFAQADGSTTRKYGGTGLGLSISKHLVSMMGGKMQVQSELGVGSTFSFTISFEIAEEAKVEPLVVPEKLNNLRTLVVDDNPTALQIYSAVMRDFHFEVDTAASGAEALYKLSRDPIDLLLLDWMMPEMDGSDVISAIDTMVAEGRLDKRPVIIMMTAYSAEPLQYEVESANVFAVLQKPFKASSLFDEIIAAFADEPRLNVVQSMEETDVGEHTGLVLLVEDNFINQQVATELLKSAGYEVVLADNGQVALDIIDSRPFDAVLMDIQMPVMDGLTAARALRERYSPEELPIIAMTAHAMSGDREKSLAAGMNAHITKPIVLNELFETLNHWIQHKNQHS
- a CDS encoding crotonase/enoyl-CoA hydratase family protein translates to MSTQCVKVTISDGIAYVQLNRPEKMNAINYLMFSELDRAIKKIQKNRAIRVVILSGAGGNFSSGLDVKSVMSAPMQPVKLLFKWLPGNANLAQRVSLGWQRLPVPVIAVLDGCCFGGGMQIALGADIRIATNDCQLSIMEAKWGLVPDMAGLVSLRQIMPKDQAMLLSLTAKVLSGEQAFALGLVTQLSEQPMAAAEQLARELIKTSPDATAAIKLSINRSWTASVRSLLSRESLSQIRLLLGKNRTIAAVRQLKDPEKPYQDRQSGW
- the rapA gene encoding RNA polymerase-associated protein RapA codes for the protein MPFALGQRWISDTESELGLGTVVQVEGRMVTVLFPATGENRMFSRAEAPLTRVTYNPGDTVESHEGWSLTIEELTEKDGLVIYHGIHSETGEQVTLRETLLNHNIRFNKPQDRLFAGQIDRLDRFGVRYQCQMLRHKLATSDLLGLQGPRVGLIPHQMWIAHEVGRRYAPRVLLADEVGLGKTIEAGLIIHQQLLTGRAERVLVIVPDTLRHQWLVEMLRRFNLRFSVFDEDRCVEAYADHDNPFYTEQLVICSLELLRKKKRLDQALDADWDLLVVDEAHHLEWTEEAPSRAYQVVEALSEVVPGVLLLTATPDQLGHESHFARLRLLDPDRFYDYDAFLAEEDSYKDVAMAAEALAGNAKLPDAAINSLTELLSEKDIAPSIRLIQADGIDSELQQAARSELLQELLDRHGTGRVLYRNSRASVKGFPKRFFNPHPQTMPEQYLTAARVSSMMGGHKTLEAKAAQALSPEKLYQEFEDNSASWWKFDPRVDWLIAFLKSHRSKKVLIIASQAETALSLEEALRTREGIQATVFHEGMSIIERDKAGAYFAQEEGGAQALICSEIGSEGRNFQFASHLVLFDLPLNPDLLEQRIGRLDRIGQKNDIQIHLPYLEDTAQERLMQWYHQGLNAFELTCPSGHVLYAEFAEDLLNVLVGDDADELTNLLNHTQTRYKELKHAMEQGRDKLLEINSHGGDRAKTIVERLAQNDENTQLIGSVIRLWDIIGVDQEDKGENSIILRPSEHMMFPTYPGLPEDGVTVTFDRDTALSRDDIALITQEHPLVQTGLDLITGSETGTTSVAVLKNKALPAGTLFLELIYMADASAPKSSQLYRYLPPTPIRILLDKNGNDLSAKVDYASFDKQLSAVNRHIGGKLVTASQPILHPLFAKGEEYAQAAVDELVIQAREKMTTQLTGELDRLESLKAVNPNIREEELEYLRNQMQELNTYLDASQLQLDAIRMVLVSHV